In Oreochromis aureus strain Israel breed Guangdong linkage group 9, ZZ_aureus, whole genome shotgun sequence, the genomic window TAGTGTTTTCGCTTGTCCACTGGCATCACATCGATGTAACCACCCACATCGTTCCTGATGACTCCGGCGTGGACGGCCGCTCGACATATACTGGACTTCTACAGGAGCATGCAAGAGGAAGGAAAACATGTCAGAAATGTTCATTCATTTCTGTCTCTAAAATGCTGACAGCCCCAAAGTAGTGTGAATTAGTGTCTGACAAGTTCACCTTCAAAAACAGGGACTTACATCAGAGTATATTCTGGTACCGATCACTCTGGATATGTGAGGATTCTCTTCTACACAGTTCCTCGGGCAGTATAACCTAAGACGAATGATGAACAGACATGATGCTAAGCAGCTCTGATAACCAGAGAGAGCGTGCGACACAGGGAGATGCATACCTTGGACAGTGTTTTACAGGCCTTTCGTATGGACACAGTTGTGCAACTGTGGTTTCACATGTGATGGCTTTGACTGTAAGAAGGAAACACAGCGAGTGTCAGCAAAGCTCATAATGAGAAGCTGGAAACAAATGACAACATATCTACATGCACAGCGTGACGTCGCCAGACTAACCTGTCACTCTGGAGACTATGAAGGAGTTAGCACTTTGATATTTTCTGTCAAGGGGAAAATGAATACAGCAACATTAGGTGTTATTATTTCTATTCACTTTCATTATACTTAACAATCAGTTGTCATTGGTGTAAATTTATTGCTGTCTCACCCAAGTGACTGGATGCCATTCTTGTAGGATTTGATAAAAAAGTGCTTTCTTCCTTGCCTtgttacatccatccatcctccatCATTATCTATGACACCAGCATGTAGACCAGCTCTGCACACACTGGATTGCTGCAACAAAAGAGATACAAAGAAACACCATTTATACTGTATTTAGTAAGAAATTTGGATAAATTAAGACGTATCCTCAAAGTATAAAACATCTTTTTCCCCAAAGCTTCATCTTGCACACCTCATGAAAAAACACTGTAGTGTCCAAATGTTGTTTAATCTTCCCTCAGAGTAGACTAGCTACATGTGCACTCACCATTTCATAGTACACAGTGCCAACTACTTTTCCTGTAGCATCTAGGCATCCAGCTGGGCACTCGTATCTGTGTGTCAATGCAAAAATAACCATGTGAATATGTGAACTGTACATTCTGCACCGCACCCTATTAATGCTTCGTCTTCACTGTACCTATTGCATGTTGTTCCTTTGCACTGATCCCGAAGCTTAGTGTCACAGGTCACTAGCTGGGCTggaacacataaacacagaggtCTTTGAGTTCTCCTGCAGGAAACAGCATGCGTGAACTAGCGGCTCCTATGCAGATGACTAGTTCCTAAAAGACTCGAGTGGAGACGCTTCAAGAATAAAAGACAAGAATTCAGGTTCAGGGTGGTCAGCAAAACTAGAGGATGTGTCTCATCTTACGAGCACAGGCCCCAATGTGCTGCAGAGAGGAAGCCATTTAAAAACCACAGCGAGCCGCTCTCACCCCTCAACCCTTCTCAGCaagccaaaaacaaacacacactcaggggCTCATGCTAAAATAGACCGCCCCTCTCTGCTCCAAAGAGTGACTTGCAATATTGAGTAGACTCCAGAAAGTGCCAGGGTTAATCAGGGAGATGACAGATAAGGACTACACAGCATCAAAGCAATTTAAGATAAATTGCAAgagtcaaaggagcttgcaaagaaaagcgtccgagaagcttcttcagttctgaagaagcttctcggatgagaggtgaaacgtcttcaagcaacttaaagaagtccagacgcttttctttgcaagctcctttgactacgatgacctggatgactgagaaccttcacagacataaattGCAAGAAAAATATTTAAGGTCAAAGTCTACTTTTTGCACTTATTATTCAGTATCGCTAGCTCAATACTGAGCAAGCAGCTACTCTAAAGCTCTTTGGTTCTGAGCcaggtttctttttcttttgcagcacaTATTGTCCTCCACTTCCACTCTCTGCGCCTCCCAGACCTAAAACCATATTGTACACCCCCCATTTCGAGACGAAACTAGATCCAAAATAAACAGTCAAATGGCAGCTTACACATCTGCTGTGTGTTGACCATTTCATTCTTCTGCAGGTCCTCTGCGGGGGGCTGCGTAGGGGCTGGAGCAGGGAAACTGGGAGGCTCAGGTCTGGAGGCCCGAGCTCTGGGATTTGTGGTACGGGGGACCTCTGGTTCAATAAAGTTGTTCTCTTCAGTTTCCTCTTGCAGTGGATATGAATTGTCATCTTGCccttaaataaaacagaaatcaagGCATGATAAGGAGTCATTTGCATCGActtctgtctccctctctctctctgtggctTTTTCTTACCTTTGTAGCAGAGGTTGTCTTTGCATCCTCCTCCATAGCTGGGGGGACAAGAAGAGCATGGGGTCCCATGTTTGTAAGGTGCATGACCCCACCAGTTTCCCCTGTGCAAGTGAAACATCAAACAAAAACTACTGAACACAGACAAACCAGTACTGCTTTAACTACAAGTGAtcgctgtgatgtcacatcAAAATGACCTGAGACTATAGTTAACTCTTCACAGTGCTGGTACACAACACATCTGCTTACTTTGGTGAATAGTTGCAGACAAGATAGACGGCTTTGGCCCAGATCTGCCCCCACACGTTCATGTTGTAACACAAGTTGATTGCACAGCCGATTCGACTGCTGGTAGCCCAGACAAGCTACAAAAGAAGGACAACACGGAGAAGCAGAAACGGATGACTTAAATGTTCTCATTGCACATCTGTAAGGTTTCCAGAAGTCATGATCCATAGCTACCTGTGTGTAATGTGTGCAAACTGGGCCAGAGCACTTGAAGGGACAGTAGGGATTACACTCCTGAGGGTAAGGGAAGGAGTAGTCTTTCACTTCATCATACCAAGCCTGAACATGGGACGTGGGTGGACGATACCTGGAGAGGTCAGTAAGAACATCTATGATTATAATGTTCCAAGCAACATTTCTTGTGTCTTATGAGTCCTTTGGTGTAGATGTTTGCATTAAGCTCTTCACTGCTCACTGCAACTTGGATATTCTGCTTGGATATTCTGTTATATTaaaatgcatatatatatatatatgtatatatatatatatatatatatatatatatatatatatatatagatatggtAAATATGACTGAGCATTAGATAAGGAGCACTTGATTTGTTTTGACACAAGAACTCTGAGGCAAGCACACTTAATAAACCCATGTAGTGCCACCTATAGTTACCATCCACTGGCAAACAGAGTGCTCTAACTGAAAATCAACATTTGTGCTCAGTAACCAAGGACACTGATCTGGCACCAGGTGTTGCCAGTTAATCTGATTAGAATTAAGCAGACATCTCGACTGTGGAGTGATATGATTAGATGCAGAACAAGCGTCTCTTGTGTGAAGCAGCGCTGTTTTCGGGAGCTCTGCGGGAGACTGAGTGAAATAAAGGAGCAAAGAAATCTGTATTAAGTCTGAGTCCACTCTCATATATGCCACAGTGTGCGTCTGATGTCTCACTCGCAGTAGGTAAATGCCAGTCATGGGTAACATATtgtacactcaccagccactttattactTGTGAATGTTCAAgtgcttgttaatgcaaatgtcTTATCTGCCAATCAGAATAGAGAAACAGGGTGACTTAAGAGACTTTGGACGTGGCATGGTTTTCCGTGCCAGACGGGCTGCTtggaatatttcagaaactgctgatctactggaatTTTCCAACGCAACCCTATCTCTAGGGTTTGCAAAGAAAGGTCCAAAAaccagaaaatatccagtgagcagcagttctctgttCAAAAATGCCTgtttgatgccagaggtcagaagaGAGCAGCCGGGATGCtttgagctgacaggaaggcaacagtaactcaaataaccacctGTTACCAACAAGGTAGGCAGAGCAGCATCTCTGAACGCACAGCACATCAAAACCTTTtagcagatgggctacaacaGTAGaggaccacactgggtgccacccctgtcagctaagaacaggaaactgaggccacaattcacacaggctcaccaaaattggacaacagaagaaaaactttGTCTGACTTGataagtcttgatttctgctgtgtcTGGTGTTAACTGGTGGTGTAAATAACACGAGAGCATAGATCCATCCTTGCTTCTATCAACAGTTCAGTCTGCTGGTGGTGCAATGTTGCGTTGATATTTTCCTTGGACACTTCGGGCCTTTTAGTATCAACTGaacattgtttaaatgtcagaatGCCCGAGTACTGTTGCTGACCATCCCTTTATGACGACAGTGTAGCCATCCTCTGATGCCTgcctccagcaggacaacacacttaaacacaagAGTgacttcactgtactcaaacagCCTTGATCATCACCATCTTTACACTACAGCTTACTTGGTCCCTTAAAGTACAACAGAGCACCCTTTGAAGTCCACAAACATATTTAATTTTAGTGTTTGATAGCATAAAAGTCTACATGCATAAACTGTCTGTAATAACAGATTATTTACCTTCCCCAGTGTGCCCCCAGATTCTGTCCAATCTGCGGCAGCAAGCCGGCAGGCCCGTGCTCCCACAGACACGTCTCTGCCCACTCCTCTGCAGTACGTTCCAACTCTGTGTCCCACACCTGCACGAGGCCAAATAAGAAATGAGTTTCCTGGATTATAAAAGTAACAAAATGGTGATAAAATGCATATAAACCAGTTCAATGTGTTATAGGGTAAAGGAGCTTAGAGAAACACTGCTCTGTGGTCAGTAACATGAGGGGAAATAGCACACCATTTCAACCTATAATGAATAAGCAATATTCATTATGTGTGATAAGGAAGAGAAACtaggagctgctgctgctgtaaagCTTTTTGCCTTTCCTATTTCGACTCAGCTGACTTTTCTTGGAAGTTGGAAGTTTTGGAAGTcttggaagtttttttttttttgtaataactTCCATATGTCTCTAGTGAGATGACTGGGTACAAGCTTTTGTTTCACTTTCCCTCTGTGAGTTGCCCTCTCAGTCAAGTTTAGCTCTGGTTGGATACTAAGGGATCGTATTCCCATTCTGGGGTTTTCTGGGAATGCAAAGTGTCCTTCCTCCCTGCTGACCTATATTCTACTATAAAAATGCTAGAAAAACACCAACTGTACTTCCTCTGAAGGACGCCATGTGTTCGTTTACTCCCAGCTCCAGTGTGGGATGACTTATATAACAGGTTTCTGCCAGAAAGTCAATTAGTTGATGTGCGTTAGTGGGTGTGAGCACATGTATTAGTAGTATACGGGTGAAGGTGTCAGAAATATTCGCATTTCACACGTTGGGGCCTGGAATTCAGCTAACCTTCACTGAAATCTCATCCACTAACCATACTAAAATAACCCCCCTCAACTTCCACCagccacctccacctccactgTCTGTCCCCCACTTTCAGTCCCTCTAGAAACAACTGCCCCGCACACCTACTTAGCAACAGGATGTCTGGCAGTGCTGCAAATTAACTCTTAACTCCGAGCAGTTTCTTCAGCTGTTTCTTCCCGTTAAACGCATTTGTTAAAAATCAGCGACGCCAACGTGATACTGCAGAGCTGAatgtcagtttttaaaaccgAGCCTTGTGGGGAAGGTTACATA contains:
- the crispld1a gene encoding cysteine-rich secretory protein LCCL domain-containing 1: MRLGSLHRLRGVTLLLLLQTTTSMVMLPNSTGWEQILDKYLDEDGDWWEAKQRGKRAITDSDAQLILDLHNKLRGQVYPPASNMEYMVWDTELERTAEEWAETCLWEHGPAGLLPQIGQNLGAHWGRYRPPTSHVQAWYDEVKDYSFPYPQECNPYCPFKCSGPVCTHYTQLVWATSSRIGCAINLCYNMNVWGQIWAKAVYLVCNYSPKGNWWGHAPYKHGTPCSSCPPSYGGGCKDNLCYKGQDDNSYPLQEETEENNFIEPEVPRTTNPRARASRPEPPSFPAPAPTQPPAEDLQKNEMVNTQQMSQLVTCDTKLRDQCKGTTCNRYECPAGCLDATGKVVGTVYYEMQSSVCRAGLHAGVIDNDGGWMDVTRQGRKHFFIKSYKNGIQSLGKYQSANSFIVSRVTVKAITCETTVAQLCPYERPVKHCPRLYCPRNCVEENPHISRVIGTRIYSDKSSICRAAVHAGVIRNDVGGYIDVMPVDKRKHYIASYQNGISSESLQNPPGGKAFRVFAVI